One Ranitomeya variabilis isolate aRanVar5 chromosome 5, aRanVar5.hap1, whole genome shotgun sequence DNA window includes the following coding sequences:
- the BHLHE41 gene encoding class E basic helix-loop-helix protein 41 has protein sequence MDEAIHSLQERQLLEHRDFLGMDYPSLYLCKPKRGIKRDDSKETYKLPHRLIEKKRRDRINECITQLKDLLPEHLKLTTLGHLEKAVVLELTLKHLKGLTSLTEQQHQKIISLQNGERSMKTPIQSDLDAFHSGFQTCAKEVLQYLSRFESWSARDQRCTQLLNHLHTVSSQILPSSQLLLQQIPGGKAPSLSPSRGDQKVESQTNCVPVIQRTQNLELSENDTDTDSGYGGEGEKMDTKAEGQSVGKSQEANNVTIKQEPLDEPSPKRFKAECSGLGVPGAVSDPILRPDANLLNTLMAFGSGPFGQQAPFCLPFYFISPTAAAAAAAYMPFLDKGGLEKYLYPTAAPIPFIYPGIPTQAGSTFPCLSSVLTPEKMPGCSSTLLSELPASTFQAGGPTSLATEDLREPLQDLLQPSKEN, from the exons ATGGATGAAGCTATCCACAGTTTGCAGGAGAGACAGTTACTGGAGCACAGAGATTTCCTGGG AATGGACTACCCCTCCTTATACCTGTGCAAGCCCAAGAGGGGAATCAAGAGAGACGACAGCAAG GAGACCTACAAACTGCCTCACCGGCTCATTGAGAAAAAGCGTCGAGACCGGATAAATGAATGTATCACGCAGCTCAAGGATCTTCTGCCTGAACATCTCAAACTCACG ACGTTGGGGCACTTGGAGAAAGCGGTGGTGCTGGAGTTAACTTTGAAACACTTGAAAGGTTTGACGTCCCTGACGGAGCAGCAGCATCAGAAGATCATCTCATTACAGAACG GAGAACGTTCCATGAAAACTCCCATCCAGTCAGATCTGGACGCTTTCCATTCCGGCTTTCAGACATGTGCCAAAGAAGTCCTGCAGTACCTCTCCCGGTTTGAAAGCTGGTCAGCCCGGGACCAGAGGTGTACCCAGCTCCTCAACCATCTCCATACTGTGTCCAGCCAGATCCTGCCCAGTTCTCAGCTCCTGTTACAGCAGATCCCTGGCGGCAAAGCACCTTCACTGTCCCCGTCTCGAGGGGATCAAAAAGTTGAAAGCCAAACAAACTGCGTGCCGGTCATTCAAAGGACACAAAACCTGGAACTGAGTGAGAATGACACTGATACTGACAGTGGGTACGGGGGCGAGGGGGAGAAGATGGACACTAAAGCTGAAGGACAAAGTGTTGGCAAGAGCCAAGAGGCCAACAATGTGACCATCAAACAGGAGCCTCTGGATGAACCATCGCCTAAAAGGTTTAAGGCGGAATGTTCAGGATTGGGGGTGCCGGGCGCCGTCTCTGATCCCATTTTAAGACCCGATGCCAATCTTCTCAACACTTTGATGGCATTTGGAAGTGGTCCTTTTGGTCAACAAGCACCTTTCTGTTTACCCTTTTACTTCATTTCGCCAACGGCGGCAGCTGCAGCCGCGGCATATATGCCTTTTCTAGACAAGGGGGGTTTGGAAAAATACTTGTACCCAACGGCTGCCCCAATCCCTTTCATCTACCCGGGCATCCCGACCCAGGCAGGAAGCACGTTCCCATGCCTTTCCTCAGTCCTGACCCCCGAAAAGATGCCAGGTTGCTCCTCAACCTTACTGTCAGAGCTCCCGGCATCAACTTTCCAGGCTGGTGGTCCTACCTCACTGGCCACCGAGGATCTTCGGGAGCCATTACAAGACCTCTTGCAGCCTTCTAAGGAGAACTGA